One stretch of Pedobacter riviphilus DNA includes these proteins:
- a CDS encoding SDR family oxidoreductase, with amino-acid sequence MVKEVEGLFSLRNKVVVVTGATGVLGEAFINGLCAAGATIVVIGRNEEIAKQRVADVTEAGGKAIYIIADVLNEQQLIDANSTIIKAFGRIDALVNAAGGNVAEAVIQPGSDIFDLNIPALKQAFDLNLFGTIMPTQIFGKEIAKNGGSIVNISSVSATQALTRVLGYSLAKAAIDSYTKWMAVELANRYQDKIRMNAIVPGFFITNQNRALLTNEDGSLTARGQAIISKTPFKRFGAPEELIGALVYLLSDASKFVNGENIKVDGGFTAFSGV; translated from the coding sequence ATGGTAAAAGAAGTAGAAGGCCTGTTTTCGCTAAGAAACAAGGTGGTAGTAGTTACTGGTGCTACAGGTGTTTTAGGCGAAGCTTTTATTAACGGTTTGTGCGCAGCGGGGGCTACAATCGTTGTAATTGGAAGAAACGAAGAAATAGCTAAACAAAGAGTTGCTGATGTGACTGAGGCTGGTGGTAAAGCAATTTATATAATTGCCGATGTGTTGAATGAACAGCAACTGATTGATGCAAATTCAACCATCATTAAAGCGTTTGGCCGGATTGATGCATTGGTAAATGCGGCTGGCGGAAATGTGGCTGAAGCGGTAATCCAACCGGGCAGCGATATTTTCGATCTTAATATTCCGGCATTAAAACAGGCTTTCGATTTAAACCTGTTCGGAACAATTATGCCAACACAGATTTTTGGTAAGGAAATAGCCAAGAATGGTGGCAGCATTGTAAATATCTCATCTGTTTCGGCAACCCAGGCGCTCACCCGCGTATTGGGCTATTCGCTGGCTAAAGCAGCTATTGATAGTTATACCAAATGGATGGCTGTTGAGCTAGCTAACCGCTACCAGGATAAAATTAGAATGAATGCCATTGTACCTGGCTTTTTTATCACGAACCAGAACAGGGCATTATTAACCAACGAGGATGGTTCTTTAACTGCGAGAGGGCAGGCCATTATTTCTAAAACACCATTTAAACGGTTTGGGGCCCCGGAGGAATTAATTGGCGCTTTAGTATATTTGTTAAGTGATGCCTCTAAATTTGTAAATGGCGAGAATATTAAAGTGGATGGTGGATTTACCGCATTTTCTGGTGTTTAA
- the uxuA gene encoding mannonate dehydratase gives MKYKKLEQTWRWYGPNDPVSLQDVKQAGATGIVTALHHIPHGEVWPLHDIQERKAIVEAAGLTWSVVESVPVHEAIKTRRADAAQYIENYKTSLRNLSACGIKIVCYNFMPVLDWTRTQLDLEMTDGSKALYFNWIDLAIFDLYILKREGAEADYSKSILDRAAAKYDTLTEQDLVDLRINVLMGIPNEKEIELETLRNSINEYKAIGTQGLKENLKFFLSSIAEVCTEEGIKMTIHPDDPPYAILGLPRIASTLEDFNYIIKEVDQAFNGVCFCTGSLGAGMGNNALEIFNAVKERVYFAHLRNVKKDEDGSFYEADHLGGDVNMYEIMKALSEENALRDKSIPFRPDHGHQMLDDLAKVTNPGYSAIGRLRGLAELRGLEIGVTGNY, from the coding sequence ATGAAATATAAAAAATTAGAACAAACCTGGCGTTGGTATGGCCCGAACGATCCGGTGAGCTTACAAGATGTTAAACAGGCTGGTGCCACCGGCATTGTAACGGCACTGCATCATATTCCACACGGCGAAGTTTGGCCATTGCACGATATCCAGGAAAGAAAAGCAATTGTAGAGGCTGCTGGTTTAACCTGGTCAGTAGTAGAAAGCGTTCCCGTACACGAAGCAATTAAAACCCGTAGGGCAGATGCCGCGCAGTATATAGAAAATTATAAAACCTCTTTGCGTAACCTGTCAGCCTGTGGAATTAAGATCGTATGTTATAATTTTATGCCGGTTTTAGACTGGACACGTACGCAACTGGATCTGGAAATGACCGATGGATCGAAAGCACTTTATTTTAATTGGATCGATCTGGCTATTTTTGATCTTTACATTTTGAAACGGGAAGGGGCAGAAGCAGATTATTCGAAATCTATTTTAGACAGAGCTGCAGCTAAATATGATACTTTAACAGAACAGGATTTAGTAGATCTTCGTATCAATGTATTAATGGGTATTCCTAACGAAAAAGAAATCGAGCTGGAGACCTTGCGTAACAGTATTAATGAATACAAAGCCATTGGAACACAGGGTTTAAAAGAAAATTTGAAATTTTTCTTGTCATCTATTGCCGAGGTTTGTACAGAAGAAGGTATTAAAATGACGATCCATCCTGACGATCCTCCCTATGCTATTTTAGGTTTGCCAAGGATAGCAAGCACACTCGAAGATTTTAATTATATCATTAAAGAAGTAGACCAGGCTTTTAACGGTGTTTGTTTCTGTACAGGCTCTTTGGGTGCCGGAATGGGAAATAATGCTTTAGAGATCTTCAATGCGGTTAAGGAACGTGTTTACTTTGCGCATTTGCGTAACGTTAAAAAAGATGAGGACGGTAGTTTTTACGAAGCAGATCATTTAGGTGGCGATGTGAATATGTACGAAATCATGAAAGCCTTATCAGAAGAAAATGCATTACGCGATAAGTCAATTCCTTTCCGTCCAGATCATGGCCACCAAATGTTGGATGATTTGGCCAAAGTAACCAATCCGGGTTATTCGGCCATAGGCAGATTAAGAGGGTTGGCCGAATTAAGAGGGTTGGAAATAGGAGTAACGGGCAATTACTAA
- a CDS encoding DUF1826 domain-containing protein: MHNRFSNSKQIVVVSTFSHLLNANFKGDINAVCWQRDLAGDFNEIVSKLELKADLTEVSMEDLQALKLSEKGSTARELILSDFKLLTDIGASPSLNLIKSYDRDEEFDFISTDVYSFHVDRSPIGTDTFLCTYYGAASEILANNEAEQKVRVPEIRQKLKELHNGIEAEFESFLTEHYFDLHYQAKPGAIPVNLGVGHLWRLAVDHPEKQCLPCVHRAPIEKDGAYRLLLIC, from the coding sequence ATGCATAATAGATTTTCTAACAGTAAACAGATTGTGGTTGTTTCCACTTTTTCTCATCTCTTAAATGCGAATTTTAAGGGAGATATAAACGCAGTTTGCTGGCAGAGAGACCTGGCTGGTGACTTTAATGAAATCGTGTCCAAACTTGAATTGAAAGCAGACCTGACAGAAGTTTCTATGGAAGATCTTCAGGCACTTAAGCTATCAGAAAAAGGTAGTACCGCAAGGGAGCTTATCTTGAGTGATTTCAAGCTGTTAACAGATATCGGGGCATCGCCCTCACTCAATTTGATTAAAAGTTATGACCGGGATGAGGAGTTCGATTTCATTTCAACAGATGTATATTCTTTTCATGTAGACCGTTCGCCCATTGGTACCGATACCTTTTTGTGTACCTATTATGGTGCAGCTAGTGAAATTTTAGCCAATAACGAGGCTGAACAAAAAGTCAGGGTACCGGAGATCAGGCAAAAGCTCAAAGAATTGCATAACGGTATAGAAGCGGAATTTGAAAGCTTTTTGACTGAACATTATTTTGATCTACATTACCAAGCTAAACCAGGTGCCATACCTGTAAATCTGGGAGTAGGCCATTTATGGAGACTGGCGGTAGATCATCCTGAAAAACAGTGTTTGCCTTGTGTTCACCGGGCACCTATTGAAAAAGATGGAGCGTATAGACTGTTGCTTATCTGCTAA
- a CDS encoding DUF92 domain-containing protein encodes MFNSGIFLPVIIITGIAYSILAKKLTVLAALTGGILACLIYIAAGYAGVAMMSMFFILGSAATSWKKHKKQAFTTREETNNGRNVLQVLANAGAAGIASVVILFYPQFAYVMFPAMAAAFASATADTLSSELGMVYGRRFFNIISFRPDYCGLDGVISLEGTLIGIGGSCIIAVIYALGYGWDFNFYFIVIAGTVGNLTDSILGAILERKGIIGNDMVNFLNTLTAVLVVLILEGILG; translated from the coding sequence ATGTTCAATAGCGGCATCTTTTTGCCTGTCATCATCATTACTGGCATTGCTTATAGTATCCTGGCCAAAAAACTAACGGTTCTGGCTGCTCTTACGGGTGGCATATTAGCCTGTCTTATTTATATCGCTGCTGGTTATGCAGGTGTTGCAATGATGAGCATGTTTTTTATTCTGGGTTCTGCAGCTACCTCTTGGAAAAAGCATAAAAAACAGGCCTTTACCACAAGAGAGGAAACTAACAATGGCCGCAATGTGTTGCAAGTACTGGCTAATGCCGGTGCCGCTGGTATTGCGAGTGTAGTGATCCTATTTTATCCCCAGTTTGCCTATGTAATGTTTCCCGCAATGGCGGCAGCTTTTGCTTCAGCTACTGCAGATACCCTGTCATCCGAGCTTGGGATGGTTTATGGGAGGCGGTTTTTTAATATTATTTCTTTCAGGCCCGACTATTGTGGACTAGATGGGGTAATCAGTTTGGAAGGAACGTTGATCGGTATTGGGGGTAGCTGTATCATCGCGGTTATTTATGCACTGGGATATGGTTGGGATTTTAACTTTTACTTTATCGTTATTGCAGGGACGGTAGGAAACCTGACCGATTCTATACTGGGAGCCATACTCGAGCGCAAAGGGATAATTGGCAATGATATGGTCAATTTTTTAAACACGCTGACAGCAGTGCTGGTGGTGTTAATATTAGAAGGAATATTAGGTTAA
- a CDS encoding SnoaL-like domain-containing protein — MARMAMSEICVYQVKDGKIIANEFFYRLG, encoded by the coding sequence ATGGCAAGAATGGCCATGAGTGAGATCTGCGTTTATCAAGTTAAAGACGGGAAAATCATAGCTAACGAGTTCTTCTATCGCTTGGGTTAA
- a CDS encoding phosphonatase-like hydrolase, producing MYPEIKMVVFDMAGTTVNENNLVYKTLMNAINTAGFSYTLDQILAVAAGKEKKEAIRSVLKTYEGSFDEAMVFDIYEEFIGKLKLAYENEEILPQPGSIELFEKLRKEGIISVLNTGYDRGTAESILNKLGWKAGTDFDTLVTASEVGQNRPEPDMILLAMSHHGITDGKSVVKVGDSSIDIEEGKNAGCSLSIGITTGAHTKKQLEEAKPDAVIDNLMEVLAMVTKQN from the coding sequence ATGTACCCTGAAATTAAAATGGTAGTATTCGACATGGCCGGCACTACAGTGAACGAAAACAACCTCGTTTACAAAACGCTAATGAATGCTATAAACACCGCTGGTTTTTCTTATACGCTTGATCAGATTCTTGCTGTTGCAGCCGGAAAGGAAAAGAAAGAAGCCATCAGATCGGTACTTAAGACCTACGAGGGCTCTTTTGATGAAGCAATGGTATTCGATATATACGAAGAATTTATTGGCAAACTGAAGCTTGCCTATGAAAATGAAGAAATATTACCTCAACCTGGTTCAATTGAGCTTTTTGAAAAACTTCGAAAAGAAGGAATAATTTCAGTACTTAACACCGGTTATGATAGGGGAACTGCCGAGTCTATCTTGAACAAACTTGGCTGGAAGGCCGGTACCGATTTCGATACACTTGTTACCGCATCAGAAGTTGGCCAAAACAGACCAGAACCTGATATGATTTTGTTGGCAATGAGCCATCATGGCATTACCGACGGTAAATCGGTGGTTAAAGTTGGTGATTCAAGTATCGATATCGAAGAAGGTAAAAATGCAGGTTGCAGCCTAAGCATTGGTATTACCACAGGCGCGCATACAAAGAAACAATTAGAAGAAGCTAAACCTGATGCAGTAATAGACAATTTAATGGAAGTCTTGGCTATGGTAACCAAGCAGAACTAA